From Aedes albopictus strain Foshan chromosome 1, AalbF5, whole genome shotgun sequence, one genomic window encodes:
- the LOC134287489 gene encoding uncharacterized protein LOC134287489 produces the protein MRQKDDLGFVIALNNFARGEMSNEDVKIIKSREVEEHQVPDEAIRLHYTNANVDKYNEKKISESSSTEIECIAMDTITGKLKPNQKIAKMKMWKERPTKDCGGYPYTIRFKQGIKYMLTANLDVSDGLVNGATGVLEHVFCNPGLGKPIIVFLKFDSSNVGKKIRQQYRNFMENNNINLSWTPIPRKVYNLTTHFQKDYQMIRDQFPIVPCEALTIHKSQGQTYRHVCIDFRKSGNLTRQLVYVELSRVTSLSGLYILGNFPGNMKSNNTIDACLNEMDRLRKERSLSLVYNNLVNVSGLKVVYLNIRSLRANKKHVDVDPWYFRCDILIFSETCLYANEQIEFPGFNLVYRSDTISYPDYVKKNIAKGIICFVRSSLKANVVDYCTEFKADQKGHYHSHIDLVKFVVNEIQIISGYKSPKVSVCDFKDTMLRFQLEESCPTIVIGDFNFNLNDTRNAQIHEFSSFMINHSYVSKLSPTEATTILGSRLDIVYANFENITAGVYECYFSDHKPIYCIICSKQSCLYDVNKIGNDNIQLFGKSSDLVSIDSKSIASCVDLSSEDNSIRSSNRNINSLSFQYSDFESDLDHLNLENNIKDWINSVDTTNDAYDNGNEKLLKNIQQVFYNDPYTFTNSEELLIASTDANVMRYKSDIDHIANYLMALPTNIFKCNRDRVLSVQTLNGFLEIPITGDGGCQFNAISYALVGNESFSFDLRAIAFQAVIENIHLFDKIKNTIGLESDTLFNLLQICCSERLFGNLDTLFALSMALERIILIMLHHENGEQRFVKVEPPSYSNTDLPILLHLTRPGQADAHYNVLLPSDVNTPYDFTCYDVYNLNHIVMS, from the coding sequence ATGCGGCAAAAAGATGACTTGGGCTTTGTTATAGCTCTTAACAACTTTGCTCGAGGAGAAATGTCCAACGAAGATGTGAAAATCATAAAATCTCGAGAAGTAGAAGAACACCAAGTACCTGATGAAGCCATCCGGCTTCACTATACAAACGCGAATGTGGATAAATATAACGAAAAGAAGATATCGGAGTCATCCTCAACTGAAATTGAATGCATTGCTATGGATACAATTACAGGAAAACTTAAACCAAACCAAAAAATCGCAAAGATGAAAATGTGGAAAGAAAGACCAACAAAAGATTGCGGAGGATACCCATACACGATTCGTTTCAAACAAGGAATAAAATACATGCTGACAGCTAATCTTGACGTGTCTGATGGACTAGTTAACGGAGCTACTGGCGTTTTAGAGCACGTTTTCTGCAACCCTGGATTAGGAAAACCGATAATTGTATTCCTGAAATTTGACTCGAGTAATGTGGGGAAGAAAATACGCCAGCAGTACAGGaatttcatggagaacaacaataTCAACCTCAGTTGGACGCCAATCCCTAGGAAAGTATACAACCTGACAACTCATTTCCAGAAGGATTACCAGATGATTCGGGATCAGTTTCCAATAGTACCTTGCGAAGCTCTAACTATTCATAAAAGTCAAGGTCAAACATACAGACATGTGTGTATTGATTTCAGGAAGTCTGGTAACCTTACCCGCCAGTTAGTTTATGTAGAGCTCAGCCGCGTGACGAGTCTTTCAGGACTTTATATTCTAGGTAATTTTCCTGGAAATATGAAAAGTAATAACACAATTGATGCTTGTTTGAACGAAATGGATAGACTAAGAAAAGAACGGTCATTGTCACTTGTTTAcaataatttagttaatgtatcagGGCTCAAAGTAGTTTACTTGAATATTCGATCATTACGAGCGAATAAAAAGCATGTAGACGTGGACCCATGGTATTTCCGCTGTGATATATTAATTTTCTCTGAAACATGCTTGTATGCCAATGAACAGATTGAATTTCCTGGATTCAATTTGGTCTATCGTTCAGATACTATTAGTTATCCGGATTATGTTAAAAAGAACATTGCAAAAGGAATTATTTGTTTTGTAAGAAGCAGTTTAAAAGCAAACGTTGTCGACTATTGTACCGAATTCAAGGCGGATCAAAAGGGACATTATCATAGTCACATAGATCTGGTAAAATTTGTAGTTAATGAAATCCAGATAATAAGTGGATATAAATCACCAAAAGTAAGTGTTTGCGATTTTAAAGATACAATGCTTCGATTTCAGTTGGAGGAATCTTGTCCAACTATTGTCATAGGTGATTTTAATTTCAATCTTAATGATACAAGAAATGCACAAATACATGAGTTCAGTTCCTTTATGATCAACCATTCATATGTTTCGAAACTATCGCCAACAGAAGCAACAACTATTTTAGGTTCACGACTAGATATAGTGTacgccaattttgaaaatattactgctGGAGTTTACGAATGCTACTTTTCTGATCATAAACCAATATATTGTATTATTTGTAGTAAGCAATCATGCCTTTATGATGTGAATAAAATTggcaatgataatattcaactgtTTGGAAAGTCTTCCGACTTAGTATCGATAGATAGTAAATCAATAGCATCTTGTGTTGACTTATCATCTGAAGATAATAGCATCAGATCGAGCAATAGGAATATTAATAGTTTATCCTTTCAGTACAGTGATTTTGAATCAGATTTAGATCATTTAAATCTAGAGAACAACATTAAAGATTGGATTAACTCAGTAGATACAACAAATGATGCATATGATAATGGAAATGAAAAATTACTCAAAAATATTCAACAGGTATTCTATAACGATCCATATACGTTTACTAATTCAGAAGAATTGCTGATAGCTTCTACAGATGCCAATGTAATGCGTTACAAAAGTGATATTGACCATATTGCAAACTACCTAATGGCATTACCTACTAATATTTTTAAATGTAACAGAGATAGAGTATTGTCAGTTCAAACATTGAATGGATTCTTGGAGATTCCAATAACTGGAGATGGCGGTTGCCAATTTAATGCGATTTCATATGCATTGGTaggaaatgaaagtttttctttTGATCTTAGAGCAATTGCATTCCAAGCCGTAATAGAAAACATACATctcttcgataaaatcaaaaacaCCATTGGTTTGGAATCAGACACATTGTTTAACCTTCTTCAGATATGTTGTTCAGAAAGATTATTCGGTAACCTTGACACCCTGTTTGCTCTCAGTATGGCTCTTGAACGAATTATATTAATCATGCTGCATCACGAAAACGGAGAACAACGGTTTGTTAAAGTTGAACCACCAAGTTATAGTAATACTGATTTACCAATATTGCTGCATTTGACAAGACCAGGTCAAGCAGACGCACATTATAATGTTCTCCTTCCATCTGATGTTAACACACCATACGACTTTACATGCTACGATGTGTATAACTTGAATCATATAGTGATGAGTTAA
- the LOC134291877 gene encoding uncharacterized protein LOC134291877: protein MEEHRKTAGYSCKSCTRPDTDDEKWVACDSCKLWEHFTCAGVDDSVKNRLYLCNECQSKEAVPAASSSHNFKPPPSEGRSLRSSTTRSGLKPLNKVTQLASQFSRSANSTTSSTRAARLQAQMKLVEEEQLLKEQELEAQEAMRKKEMEEEERRLEERKALLEEEARLRQRKLQEEKEFQKKQQMIRKESLEKKNTLARQLSECSSRAASIPDSEQQVAIWLQQCSPDPLVEELDSLAIGSRTQEPLIRSNLLRSAGDQRPIVIDPARVTRDALQQPIPRNSIEALENHRTGGVQDCSRIRGQEALRHQNVVNQNQTDRRVDTDFHSYSANRPLLNTADTGRRSPVVTVGPDRNECDPCLLQQPHTNPEIVSLPVVLNASQLASRQVMGKELPPFSGNPEDWPIFICSFEHSTAACGYTDAENLIRLQRCLKGHALESVRSRLLLPSSVPQVINTLRTLYGRPELLIRTLIEKVRCTPSPRHDRLETVVEFGLVVQNLVDHLKAAKQYTHLSNPILMQELVEKLPGSLKMDWAIYQSKQPYATLATFGDFMTGLLEAASQVTFEIPSQSRNIRGEQRRPKEKGLLYAHSTMSGSSLDPTNSMSNPRKSGKPCAACEREGHRVADCNQFKSLNNDERWQVVHQRGLCCTCLNGHGKWPCRSWQGCGFEGCREKHHTLLHPNAIQPSINVPVNNIMQKGVFSPMFRVLPVVLYAGALREIIFAFVDEGSSTTFLEEAVADRLGLSGPVEPLTLQWTGNVTREEQKSRRVQMEISGEENFNLHKLCEVRTVSCLVLPTQSMKYSELCVRYPHLRGLPLKDYESIQPKLLIGLDNLRLVVPLKVREGGPTDPIAAKCRLGWSIYGCAKDTSTPRAVVHFHAAAPADSDRQLNDQLRDYFALEDSGICEKRELLESNEEKRAREILQQTTRRTKQGFETGLLWRNDDPDFPDSYPMAVRRLKALERKLAKDPWLQERVCEQISEYLQKGYAHKATPSELTNADRKRVWFLPLGVVVHPRKPNKVRLVWDAAATVNGVSFNSKLLKGPDLLTPLPSVLSRFRQFPVAICGDIKEMFHQLSIRKEDRLAQCFLWRNNPAHPIQVFVMDVATFGATCSPASAQYVKNLNAEEFAVIYPRAAAAIVKNHYVDDYLDSFITVEDAVDVVKEVKLVHSLGGFEIRGFRSNSMDFLREIGEPAAYEPKNLILERCSTIESVLGMSWDPATDCFSYSFNLRDDMRSILDEGYVPTKREVLKVVMSLFDPLGLVSHFLVHGKVIIQGTWAAGTGWDEPINKDLNQKWRQWVELFPKLNELKISRCYFSSFPSSIDDLQVHIFVDASDIAYSCVVYFRLLHEGRVQTALVGAKSKVAPIKTLSTPRLELKAAVLGVRFVAAMLEYHSLPVCSRFFWSDSTTVLAWIRSDHRKFHKFVSVRVGEILTLSEPQEWRWVQSKLNVSDDATKWKDGPNLDCKSPWLNGPTFLHLDEAAWPEQQIATTTHEELRIVQTHWNREFVVDYSRFNNWTRLQRTIAYVIRFMNSLRRRNVGQNLRLETLTQEELSSAEVLLWKMAQEEVYPEERSVLIKPRLIHLVVIVPFS, encoded by the coding sequence AGCACGACTTCGAGTACTCGCGCCGCTCGTCTGCAAGCTCAAATGAAGCTGGTCGAAGAGGAGCAACTACTGAAAGAGCAAGAGTTGGAAGCCCAGGAAGCGATGAGGAAAAAAGAGATGGAAGAAGAGGAACGCCGACTGGAGGAGAGGAAAGCCCTCTTGGAAGAGGAAGCGAGGCTGCGGCAGCGGAAActacaagaagaaaaagaattccagaagaagcagCAAATGATccgaaaggaatctctagagaagaaGAACACCCTCGCACGACAGTTAAGCGAATGCAGCAGCCGGGCTGCATCAATTCCCGATTCCGAACAGCAAGTTGCCATCTGGCTACAACAGTGCTCACCCGATCCGCTCGTAGAAGAACTAGATTCTTTGGCCATTGGTTCTCGGACCCAGGAACCTTTGATCAGGTCGAACCTGCTCCGTTCAGCAGGTGATCAACGTCCAATCGTAATCGATCCGGCACGCGTGACGCGTGATGCACTTCAACAGCCGATTCCGAGAAACTCAATAGAAGCTCTAGAAAATCACCGAACGGGAGGTGTGCAGGACTGCTCTAGGATTCGAGGCCAGGAAGCATTAAGACACCAAAACGTGGTCAACCAAAATCAAACGGACCGGCGAGTTGATACTGATTTTCACTCGTACTCCGCTAATCGTCCATTACTCAATACAGCAGACACCGGAAGAAGGTCTCCCGTAGTTACCGTTGGACCAGACAGGAACGAATGTGATCCGTGCTTGTTGCAGCAACCACACACGAACCCGGAAATAGTGTCCCTTCCCGTGGTACTTAATGCAAGCCAGTTAGCATCCAGGCAGGTGATGGGGAAAGAGTTGCCACCCTTCTCCGGAAATCCCGAGGATTGGCCGATCTTCATTTGCAGCTTTGAGCATTCAACAGCGGCCTGTGGATACACCGATGCCGAAAATCTCATTCGGCTGCAGCGGTGTTTGAAGGGACACGCACTTGAATCGGTGAGAAGCAGATTACTTCTTCCTTCGAGTGTTCCACAGGTCATTAACACGCTTCGTACGCTCTACGGTAGGCCAGAGCTGCTCATACGAACACTTATTGAGAAGGTGCGTTGTACTCCATCTCCCAGGCACGATCGCCTGGAGACGGTGGTCGAATTCGGACTAGTCGTCCAAAATCTAGTGGATCATCTGAAGGCGGCGAAGCAATACACGCACTTGTCCAACCCGATACTGATGCAGGAACTGGTGGAGAAGCTCCCTGGCTCGCTAAAAATGGACTGGGCAATCTATCAAAGCAAGCAACCGTATGCGACGTTAGCAACCTTTGGTGACTTCATGACAGGATTATTGGAAGCAGCAAGCCAGGTGACCTTCGAAATTCCAAGTCAAAGTCGCAACATCAGAGGTGAGCAACGGCGGCCCAAGGAAAAGGGCCTCTTATATGCGCATTCGACAATGTCAGGTTCTTCATTAGACCCAACTAATTCAATGTCAAATCCAAGGAAGTCAGGTAAGCCATGTGCAGCGTGCGAACGAGAAGGACATCGAGTGGCGGATTGCAACCAATTCAAGTCCCTGAACAACGATGAACGGTGGCAAGTCGTTCACCAAAGGGGACTGTGTTGCACGTGCTTGAATGGGCACGGTAAGTGGCCGTGTCGATCCTGGCAAGGATGTGGGTTTGAAGGCTGTCGTGAAAAACACCATACGCTTCTCCACCCAAATGCAATCCAACCCTCCATCAATGTCCCCGTCAACAATATAATGCAAAAAGGTGTTTTCTCCCCCATGTTCCGAGTCCTTCCGGTGGTACTGTATGCAGGTGCCCTAAGGGAAATCATCTTTGCGTTCGTCGACGAAGGTTCATCGACCACATTTTTGGAAGAGGCAGTCGCCGATCGTTTGGGTTTATCTGGACCAGTCGAACCATTGACGTTGCAATGGACAGGTAACGTGACGCGAGAGGAGCAAAAGTCGCGACGTGTCCAAATGGAAATTTCTGGTGAGGAGAATTTCAACCTTCATAAACTATGCGAGGTACGAACGGTCAGTTGTTTGGTTCTGCCCACACAGTCGATGAAGTACAGCGAACTTTGCGTACGGTACCCTCACTTGCGTGGCCTTCCCCTAAAAGACTACGAATCAATCCAACCGAAGTTATTGATAGGATTGGACAACCTTCGCCTGGTTGTTCCCTTAAAAGTTCGAGAAGGCGGACCTACCGATCCAATAGCAGCAAAGTGCCGGCTGGGTTGGAGCATTTACGGATGCGCGAAAGACACGTCAACGCCACGGGCTGTTGTTCATTTCCACGCCGCTGCACCAGCAGATAGTGACCGTCAACTGAACGATCAGCTTCGTGACTATTTTGCGTTAGAGGATTCTGGGATTTGTGAAAAGAGGGAGCTATTGGAATCCAATGAAGAGAAACGTGCAAgggaaatacttcaacaaacgaCAAGGCGCACGAAACAAGGATTTGAAACTGGACTGCTATGGCGGAATGACGATCCTGATTTTCCAGACAGCTACCCAATGGCAGTTCGTCGATTGAAAGCATTGGAGCGGAAATTGGCAAAGGATCCATGGCTGCAAGAGCGGGTTTGCGAGCAGATCTCTGAATATTTGCAAAAGGGATACGCTCACAAAGCAACACCATCGGAGCTGACCAACGCAGACCGCAAACGTGTATGGTTTTTGCCATTGGGTGTTGTTGTTCATCCCAGAAAACCAAATAAAGTACGGCTGGTATGGGATGCAGCTGCGACGGTGAATGGAGTCTCCTTCAACTCAAAGCTGTTGAAAGGACCAGACCTTCTTACTCCGCTTCCATCAGTTCTCAGCCGCTTCCGACAGTTCCCTGTAGCAATCTGTGGTGACATCAAAGAGATGTTTCACCAGCTCTCGATCCGCAAAGAAGATCGCCTGGCGCAATGTTTCCTTTGGCGAAACAATCCAGCACATCCTATACAGGTCTTCGTgatggacgtagcaacatttgGCGCAACCTGCTCGCCCGCCTCTGCGCAGTACGTAAAAAATTTGAACGCAGAGGAGTTCGCTGTAATCTACCCACGTGCGGCCGCCGCCATAGTAAAAAACCATTACGTCGACGATTACTTGGATAGTTTCATCACCGTCGAAGACGCTGTGGACGTAGTGAAGGAAGTGAAATTGGTCCACTCGCTAGGTGGATTCGAGATCCGTGGTTTCCGTTCCAACTCTATGGATTTCCTTCGTGAAATAGGGGAACCTGCAGCTTATGAACCGAAGAATCTAATTTTGGAAAGATGTTCTACTATTGAGTCCGTACTGGGGATGTCCTGGGATCCAGCAACCGACTGTTTCTCTTACTCGTTTAATCTGCGGGACGATATGCGTTCAATACTCGACGAAGGGTACGTCCCTACGAAACGAGAGGTGCTCAAGGTCGTGATGAGTCTTTTCGACCCACTTGGACTTGTCTCACACTTCCTCGTCCACGGGAAAGTCATAATTCAGGGTACATGGGCTGCTGGAACTGGGTGGGACGAGCCAATCAACAAAGACCTAAACCAAAAATGGCGCCAGTGGGTTGAACTCTTTCCAAAGCTCAATGAGCTGAAGATATCCAGATGTTATTTCTCCTCGTTCCCGTCCAGCATCGATGATCTGCAAGTGCATATTTTTGTTGACGCCAGCGATATTGCTTACTCATGTGTCGTATATTTCCGATTACTACATGAAGGCCGTGTCCAAACAGCGTTAGTAGGAGCAAAAAGTAAAGTGGCGCCAATAAAGACATTGTCTACTCCACGGCTCGAGTTGAAGGCTGCCGTCCTTGGAGTACGATTTGTAGCAGCCATGCTCGAATATCATTCCCTGCCGGTATGCAGTCGATTCTTCTGGAGCGACTCAACTACAGTACTTGCGTGGATCAGGTCCGATCACCGAAAATTCCATAAGTTCGTGTCAGTGCGCGTAGGAGAAATTCTAACCTTGAGCGAGCCACAAGAGTGGAGATGGGTTCAATCCAAGCTAAATGTTTCTGACGATGCGACTAAGTGGAAGGATGGACCAAATCTTGACTGCAAAAGCCCTTGGTTGAACGGACCCACATTTCTACACCTTGATGAAGCGGCATGGCCAGAGCAACAGATCGCGACTACAACACACGAGGAACTTCGGATTGTGCAAACCCACTGGAACCGGGAGTTTGTTGTGGATTATTCTCGATTCAACAACTGGACAAGACTGCAGCGCACAATAGCATACGTCATCCGTTTCATGAACAGCTTGCGACGAAGGAATGTTGGGCAGAATTTAAGACTGGAAACACTCACCCAAGAAGAGTTATCGAGCGCGGAAGTTCTGCTGTGGAAGATGGCACAAGAGGAAGTATATCCAGAGGAGCGATCAGTGCTgataaaacccagattaatccacctagtggtgatagtgcctttctcgtaa